A single region of the Helicobacteraceae bacterium genome encodes:
- a CDS encoding phosphatidylglycerol lysyltransferase domain-containing protein: MEFSPISFEWQAVLNDALAEQTLETADATFVNLWLWRFERKIELASEDDFIFIKQTCHTCDGKEQAPYFLFPIGRGDLRKAIEALRRYCAKNGIAMKLRAVTKAQKAELENACPNAFTYVYDRDRSDYLYDCAALINLNGRDYHSKKNFINRFATFYGIRYERLNESNLQETIAFINAWFDRAPYAAEFEKKGIISLLEEYRRFPCTYGILRAEGWIAAFTIGESLNADAAVIHVEKADGTNYQGSYQTINKTHLENEYADKRFVNREEDLGLEGLRKAKLSYHPIALVDKFDADAK; encoded by the coding sequence ATGGAGTTTTCGCCGATAAGTTTTGAGTGGCAGGCGGTTTTGAACGACGCGCTCGCCGAGCAAACGCTTGAAACGGCGGACGCGACCTTTGTAAATCTCTGGCTCTGGCGCTTCGAGCGAAAAATCGAGCTTGCGAGCGAAGACGATTTTATTTTTATCAAGCAAACCTGTCATACCTGCGACGGCAAAGAGCAGGCGCCCTACTTTCTTTTTCCGATCGGGCGCGGCGATCTGCGAAAAGCGATTGAAGCGTTAAGGCGTTACTGCGCCAAAAATGGGATCGCTATGAAGCTGCGCGCCGTAACAAAAGCGCAAAAAGCCGAGCTTGAGAACGCCTGTCCAAACGCTTTTACCTATGTTTATGATCGCGATCGCAGCGACTATCTTTACGATTGCGCGGCTCTGATTAACTTAAACGGGCGCGACTATCACTCGAAAAAAAACTTTATCAATCGTTTCGCGACCTTTTACGGGATTCGCTACGAGCGCCTGAACGAAAGCAACCTTCAAGAGACGATCGCGTTTATAAACGCGTGGTTTGATCGCGCTCCTTATGCCGCCGAGTTTGAAAAAAAAGGGATTATCTCCCTGCTGGAGGAGTATCGGCGTTTTCCATGCACATACGGCATTTTACGCGCCGAAGGGTGGATCGCGGCTTTTACGATCGGCGAGTCGCTAAACGCGGACGCGGCGGTAATCCACGTGGAAAAAGCCGACGGAACGAACTATCAGGGCAGCTATCAGACCATCAACAAAACGCACCTTGAAAACGAATACGCCGATAAGCGGTTTGTGAACCGCGAGGAGGATTTAGGGCTGGAAGGTCTGCGCAAGGCGAAACTCTCTTATCATCCGATCGCGCTTGTCGATAAGTTTGACGCGGACGCTAAATAA